Part of the Anticarsia gemmatalis isolate Benzon Research Colony breed Stoneville strain chromosome 14, ilAntGemm2 primary, whole genome shotgun sequence genome, GATACAAAATATTTGGTGCAATCCCCGGGGGATATCTCCAGCCGTCACGAAGTTCTAACCTTGACAGTATTCCTTCAAAATCGATCATGACTTTGCAATGTTTATAGAATTAGAAGCATTGGGTTTTACGACTGCAACACCATAAAATACTGAACGAATTGCTACGCTATCTCTAAAATagaaatgcatttaaaattaaagcttCTCAACATCATAGAGAATCACAGATGcgtcaatttaaataaaattaccctAAACGACGACCTAACACTTGAAACATTGCAAGCTCATGCGGTTTCCTACCttctataaatacataaacaggCTATTTTCGCTTGAAAATGGTCAAGTACTTTAGAGTAGCGAAGCTCGCATGGTAACAGACTGGTGGTACGATATCACAATAGATTTGGAGTACACCCTTCAATCTCTGAGTGGAGACGTGTGCTTATTACCGAGGGACTGTGGGGGAACGGACTGAAGGTACGTAGGGACTGTCAAAGCGTTGTCGAGCACTTCAATAGCTAGTTCCCTACGGCTGATGACGTGTAACACGGTTTATGGAAAACGCGACTATGTATGAGCCTCTTGAATCGTAAGCTGGTTTGTCTGCAGGCGGTTTTTGATAGGCTTTGCGTACTAGACGTTTTATAGTCTCAGCTTGTCGATGTTGATGTATGATTAGGTACTTGGATGTTTATagctgttttctttttaaaaatattattttgttaaatctaCACGATCACAATGAAACATTCGTAGGCTGTAACCGGCAGTGTCACATACATGCAATTATTTTCATTGCAAAGGCGTATCGACGTTTCACTTCTATCACATTTTTGCAAGGCGCTTTAATATTCTCTGACTTTGCTCATAGTAAAAGGTAACTGCGTTTCAAAATCTTAGtaattaaaacttactttatcGCTTTAATTCAACTATTTGTATACCATTAGTAACTCATAACCTTGTCCTTAGGAACAACAGATGTTACTTACTTTTTACCCACGTCAATACAACCTGTCTAAAAATGACAAAAGTCTAATAGCTAAGTTAAGGTACTTACATTGATTCTGTTCTTGGCGCGTTCGATGGCCTTGCTGTCTTTCTCCTTCTCGTCTCGTTCTGGACTCAGTCGACAGACGCGCGCGCGCCAGTCATTCGCACCAGCCGCCTGAAGAGCCGCCAGcctgcaaacaaacaaatatcaacACATTAGTATAAAAGCtcgtaatttttattatctgaaaaactataatatatgcCAAGTAAAACTAGAAGACTCGtctatatgtaaatatatattttactaaacttAGAACAAAGAGATAACAACTACGTATTCGTAGatggaattgttttttttaacatattgcCTCTTTTCATACAGATattacaacattaaaaaaatatatataactaagtacgaattttataaaatagtaacgAAAAGTAAAATCATGTAAGATCTACTCTATAGAATGTGGACTTCCTAGAATTCCTATTGTATCCTATCTAAATGACTTCGCAGGAAGTATTTAAGACACAATAGAAACGGATGATTGGAATATAAAAGCGAGCGTAGTACTACGACAGGAACTAAGTATTTTGTAGAAATCaatttgttcaaataaattataaaattatcttactTATAAATTACCTTTACATAATCACTACAATAGTTCCATAATAATGATACAGTtttcaataacaatatgttAACATTATGTTCATACCCCTTTAAACTgtcaccctcttattcataaaaaatatgaagttttgaaaggcttataaagagttttgtttctttcactccttagcgaaatgaaaaagagaaaatattatagtagttttttaactaaagaaTTGTATATGAATAAGagagttttaatataaaataatagtcaGTGTCAAATACTGATTGAGAGCAATCACCCCTTCGGTAAAGATCATCAATCATGAATTAACGTAAGTAGCGATCGATCTTACTATAGCTCTTTAAAACTACTACTGGTAACTGACTCATCCATCAAAGAGGAACTGTTTTACATTGATAAAGTTACGTTAAAGGCTGTCAATAccattagtaaaattatttacccAAGTCAaagacattttgaaaaaaactttGCTACATTTTACTCACAATcataatattgaaaacatacTTTTAAGTATAGTAAATACTAAGCTAAAAAGTCTGTCAAAAAACAAAGGGCaagttaaaatttacaatacCCAAAGCGTAGAGACGCAAATAACCAATGAtcaaatattatagtttaaggTCCAAAAGcaaatcaaatattatagtaaaatgtcCAATAGTCAAATGTCAAGAATATTGATGTGCCATTTCATCCAagcatattttgataaattcttctCCCATTGGTGGCTAGCAAACATACTAAAAGATGCATAATCAATCCTCGCCTGatttattattacacaaaacCCAATCACACTCAAACTATGTTGGTAAACAAAGTGATAAGAGTTGCGTGCCCTTACTTAATAGCTAAATAACTTTAGTAAATAACTCTAAGGGCCTGGAGTGACCTCTATACGCTTTTATCTCGCTCATTAACTACAATTACTAAGGAACATTAACTTCAACGTCACTGAGTAAATTGTTCAAATGATATGAATACTAATGAGATACAGATATTGTATCGGTTATTATAATAGCTGGTATatggtatattttaaaacaaagggTTTTGTGGAATATCTTTAAGTGGATTAACTTTCAAGTGCATAAGCGCCTGTGCGACACTATCAAAGTTCTAAGAAATATTAACGATTTTAACCTGGCCATTTACTTGCAAGTTTTTAGTTGAGcaagtaaaattgtaagtgtataaataaaataaaataaaaataaaaataaaatagcctttattgctgtttcttaacaaataaacattaaaatattcttgacaTGCCTACTTcctaaaattaaacattctttCTAACTAACTTGGTTGTTATCTATCGGCAACTGGTGTTTCTGTGGAACAGCTTGTCTGTTGACATAGGCCTCCTCTAAAGATTTCCACGCATCTCTGTCTCTAGCTAAACGAGTCCATACTGGACCAGCTATTTTCCGGATATCATCTTCCCATCTTATTGTTTGTCTGCCTCGATTTCTTTTGTTTCCCCTTGGATACCATTCTGTCACTATCTTTGTCCATTTGTCTCTATTTTCCCTTAGCATATGCCCAGTCCAACGCCATTTAAGCTGTCGGTAAGTCgtgtgtacatttttaaatttcgttttcattttaatttcctgCAGTTTTACTCTATCTCTTctttttatacctaatatacttctttcaattgaattttgacagacttttattttatgttcttgtAGTTCTGTTAATGCCCATGTCTGGCACCCGTAAAGTAAACATGGCATAATGCATATTTCGTACACTTTCTTTTTTGCTGACATTGGCATATCTTTATCCTTCATTATCTCTTTCAGAGACCAAAACCGTTTCCAGGTATTCATTATTCTTCGTTCTATTTCTTTTTCCATGCAATTATCTGTAGATATAAGTTGGCCCAGATATATATACTCCTTCACATATTCTATTTGTTCGTTATTTACTGTTATTTGTTCGTTGTTTACTGTTTGCTGGGCGTTcgtcataattttagttttagttaggtTCATTGTCAGACCGGCCTTGGCGCTTTCATCAGATAGTTGCTGCAACATTAGTCCCAGCGTTTCGGCGTCTTCTGAGAACAAAACCAAATCATCTGCGAAGCGTAGATGGTTGAGATTCACGCCATTTATGTTGAGGCCGTTTTTAGTCCAGTTTAGATTCCTAAAGATCATCTCAAGCACCGCCGAAAATAATTTAGGCGATATAGGATCTCCTTGACGCACACCTCTTTCAATAGGAAACTCGTTGCCCGTAGATTCAAGTTTAACTTGTGCAGTGCTTgctgtataaacatttttaattattcttatatattttgctGGCACCCTTTGCCTTTCTAGAGCGTCCCATATATACTCATGCTCCAATGTATCGAACGCTTTATTAAAGTCCACAAACCCAAtgtaatacgttttattatattctctatatttctgtaatatttgtCTTAGAGTGTGTATGTGATCTATGGTCGAAAAATTACTACGAAAACCAGCTTGTTCCTTTGGTTGGTTTTCATCTAGTATATTAGTGATTCTTTGTAGaatgattttagaaaatattttataaatattggacATTAAACTGATCGGCCTGTAGTTTCCTATATCGCCTTTGTCTCCTTTCTTATGTAGCAGTATGATGGTCGATTTAGTCCAGTCTTCTGGGATGGTTTCCGTTTCAAGGATTTCATTGAATAGATCTGTTAGTCTTGGTGCTATCACTGGTAACGTTATTTTTAACAGTTCATTTGTGACCAAATCTGATCCAGGTGCTTTATCTAGTTTTTGTGTTTCAATTGATTTTATGGTTTCCTCCTTAAGGATTGTGTTTATCTCGTCCGTATCTGCcgaattatattcttttattacttGGTCACCTTTACGGCTTTGGTATAAATTTTGGTAGTATTCTGTAGCAATTTGTAGAATTTCTGGTCTTTTGCTGGTCTTTCCCCTgttcttatttttcatatttggaATCCAATCCTTTTTGTAACTCATTTCTTTTAGGGCCTTCTTTATTCCGCCTGTTTTTTCTATATGTTTCTTTAGTGTTGCAAACCTTTTTGCTTTCCGTTCTTTTCTTAGTTGTTCGCTTATCTTTTTGCTTAATTCTGCAATTTTTTGGACATTATTATTGTTGCtatgttttctttgttgtaTAAGTTCTTTCCGTTCTTGTAATAATTGCTTACTTCTAAATGATATCGCTGTCTTACTGGTCATATTTGCTTTTTTAGTTTGTGATTTTAGTTGTTTGAGCAATCGGGTGTATTTTTCTTGAGTCGATATACATTCTTTTTCCCTTCCTTGTAAAGATGTCTCAAggttatttagaagtaaatcaGTGTTGCCAATACACTCGATGGCTCTCatattattgtgaaattgtCTTGGTCTTTTAACACGTGTCCCTGATAGTTTAGCTCTAACCAATCTATGATctgtgttaaaattaaaatttcttaagaTAGACAGGTcttcaaaaacttttaagttGTTAGACATAACATAGTCGATCTCGTTTTTATGCCGGCCATTAGGAGATATCCATGTCCATTTCTTTGAtggtttctttttgtaaaaactgtttataatgcttaatttattttcaatagcaaAGGACACCAATCGTGAGCCGTTTTTACTTCTATTGCCCCATCCGTGATTTCCTACGGTATATTCTTCTCCCGTTTTCTGTGTGCCAATTTGTCCATTAAAATCTCCCATAACTATTAGGTTTTTTGATTCATTTGCAGCAGTTAATTGTAGGTCTGCgtagaatttttcaatttttgatATGTCTTCTCTTCTATTGGATTCAGTTGGCGAATACGCCTGGATTATTGACCATATTCGGTCTTCTTCACCATCTACAGGTAATAGAATGTTGAGTAATGCGATCCGTTCTGAAATCCCTCTTAGTTCCTGTATGTTTTTGGCGAGGTTTCTTTTGATCATGAAGCCGACACCGTACAATCCAGGCGTCTCCCCAATATggtaaagtatgtatttaccaTGGTCTTCAATTCTTTCCCCTATTCTTCTCTCTTCGCTAAGACCAATTATGTCCCATTTTATTTCATCCAATGCTAATTCCAATTCTTGTAGTTTTTCAGTGGTTCCTAGTGATCGACAGTTTAAAGTGGCGATATATATATCGTTATCGTTACGTTTCTTTTTCTGGTTGTTTATCTTTAGAGGGTCGTGGTCATTTTCCCCCACGAGGACCAGTCGGCTTGGGGGAGGTTGGTAGTTTCTGTATGTTtggttttctatatttttgtgttgttttgtttcccGGTTGCCGATAGTTAATTGTTATTGCCTATTATCCGCCTTGGGGCACGAGAGAGAGTTGGATCTGCCTCTCATCACATCAAAGGCGTTGCGCCTATTTGTATGTGATGGCGTCCAGACTTGCTGTTTTTTAGTTTGTGTGTTATCACCCGGTGAATAAGCTTCTCccctttttcttttttcgttacttgcattattttcctttactaCGAGCTTATCGTACCTGAGATATGCAAAATTCCCTTTTATCCTTTCCtctttcaattttgtttgtaacattttcctcTTCTCCAATACTTCTTTAGAATAGTCTTCTGTTATATATATGTCTTTCAGATTTTTCCGAACTCTCAGTATCTCAGTTTTCTTCCATGAATTGACAAGAGAGAGCAAAACCGGTCTCGGTTTTCTGCCTGGGCTTTTCTTGCCGATGcgaaaaatttgatttatttcaaaatccccaatatttatatttaagtctttattaaatatgttcttCACCACTTCTATTAATCCTGTCGTTGATTCTTCTTCCTCTTgtaatccaaaaataataatgttgtttttcttcttatctctTTTCATATATTCTATCTCTTTCTCAAGGCTTATTACTTTTtcctttaaatctttattttctgcTATAATAGGCTTTATTTTTTCATCCATTTTTTCCATGACTGAATTAGTTATAGATTCCTTCAGTTCAAGCGTCTGTTTCTgcatttcaattttcattttctcaAACAAGATTTCGAATTGATCTTCcatgtttaagttttaatttttgcgTAAAATGAATCGCAGCGGTAGAAATTTTTCGTGTTGGCAACACCGACGCAATGAACGAATGATATCGATCCTGTCAAGTTGACTTGACAGTTGACAGTGTCTACTAATGTCACAATCAATTTCTAACCTCACTTCGGTAATCGTTGGTTTTTATAATCAGTTTTACTTTTTCTCACATTCACTTTAATTGCACTGTTAGTTAATATTTACACAAGTCCACTACACGTTAAGATTGTGTTTTCAACTATTTATCGTGTCCAACAGTtcgtaaatgatttttaatcaCAATAAGTTGGAGGATCTGTACTACAACAATGTTTACGCTTCGAGCACCGGAACCGGAGTAAGTGTGTGTGTAAGTGTATGACTGGctttaaataacacaattacacaataatattatatttatattgttattgtaaaacGCCTGAATAAATACGCTTTTTGTTGCTTACAGTCAGAAAG contains:
- the LOC142978358 gene encoding uncharacterized protein LOC142978358; amino-acid sequence: MEDQFEILFEKMKIEMQKQTLELKESITNSVMEKMDEKIKPIIAENKDLKEKVISLEKEIEYMKRDKKKNNIIIFGLQEEEESTTGLIEVVKNIFNKDLNINIGDFEINQIFRIGKKSPGRKPRPVLLSLVNSWKKTEILRVRKNLKDIYITEDYSKEVLEKRKMLQTKLKEERIKGNFAYLRYDKLVVKENNASNEKRKRGEAYSPGDNTQTKKQQVWTPSHTNRRNAFDVMRGRSNSLSCPKADNRQ